A genome region from Rhizobium sp. NXC14 includes the following:
- a CDS encoding Hsp20 family protein, translating into MRNELDFAPLYRSSIGFDRVFNLLNNAQRLQAIETWPPYDIVKTGEDDYRIQMAVAGFAEGDLDITQERNVLLVKGQKPDGKEGEYLHRGIAGRAFERRFELADHVRVENASLTNGILSIALKREVPEAMKPRKIAIGDGSFQQAPLQIEAERQVA; encoded by the coding sequence ATGAGAAACGAACTTGATTTCGCCCCCCTTTACCGGTCCAGCATCGGATTCGACCGTGTCTTCAATCTCCTGAACAATGCGCAGCGCCTGCAGGCGATCGAGACCTGGCCGCCCTATGACATCGTCAAGACGGGCGAAGACGACTATCGCATTCAGATGGCGGTGGCCGGCTTCGCCGAAGGTGACCTCGACATCACCCAGGAGCGGAACGTCCTTCTGGTGAAGGGGCAAAAGCCCGATGGGAAAGAAGGCGAATATCTGCATCGCGGCATCGCCGGGCGCGCATTTGAACGCCGCTTCGAGCTCGCCGATCACGTCAGGGTCGAGAACGCCTCGCTGACGAACGGTATTCTCTCGATTGCGCTGAAGCGTGAAGTGCCCGAAGCCATGAAGCCGCGCAAGATCGCCATCGGAGACGGCTCCTTTCAGCAGGCGCCTCTTCAGATCGAAGCCGAGCGTCAGGTGGCTTAA
- a CDS encoding OmpA family protein, whose amino-acid sequence MSAMIGYTKRLAGAAMLLALAACSTTEVASLEEPAAVPMTGQTNDPAPGFENVAAGSEEDFILNVGRRIYFKQDSAALDTVAMATLDNQAAWLNRNPTWLLKLQGFADDSGSASNMQTLSQKRADAAMAYLASKGVDPKRMWAKGYGNDREVRDCTERSCKVQNRRVVTNLRTQPDAV is encoded by the coding sequence ATGTCTGCAATGATCGGATACACCAAGCGCCTTGCCGGCGCAGCGATGCTCTTGGCGCTCGCCGCCTGCTCCACCACCGAAGTCGCCTCCCTGGAAGAACCGGCCGCGGTGCCGATGACCGGCCAGACCAACGACCCCGCCCCCGGTTTCGAGAACGTTGCGGCTGGTAGCGAGGAGGATTTCATTCTCAATGTCGGCCGACGGATCTACTTCAAGCAGGACTCCGCCGCGCTCGATACCGTCGCCATGGCAACCTTGGACAACCAGGCCGCCTGGCTCAACAGGAACCCAACGTGGCTGCTCAAGCTGCAGGGATTTGCCGACGATTCCGGCTCCGCCTCCAATATGCAGACGCTGTCACAGAAGCGCGCCGATGCGGCGATGGCCTATCTCGCCTCGAAGGGCGTAGACCCCAAGCGCATGTGGGCCAAGGGCTACGGCAACGACCGCGAAGTCCGCGACTGCACGGAGCGCTCCTGCAAGGTGCAGAACCGGCGCGTCGTCACCAATCTGCGCACCCAGCCGGATGCGGTTTGA